Genomic segment of Sporichthyaceae bacterium:
GGACACCACGATCGCCGACCTGGCGGTGGCCACCGACTGCGGGCAGATCAAGACCGGTGCCCCGGCCCGCAGCGAGCGGGTGGCCAAGTACAACCAGTTGCTGCGCATCGAGGAGGAACTCGGCGACGCGGCCCGCTACGCCGGCCGCGCGGCGTTCCCCCGGTTCCGGGTCAGCGGCGCGTGAAGGTTCCCCGCCGCGCGCCGGCCCCGCGGACCACAGCCCGGGACCGGGCCCGCCCCGTCGCAGCCCGACGGCCGGCCCGGCCGCCGCGTCGTGCGCTGCGCGGACGCGTACCGGCCATGGTCGTGCCCGCCGCGCTGGTGGTCTCGCTGAACACCCGGCGTAACCCTTTCACCCGGCGCGCGGCGATCTTCGCCTCGGTGCTGCTGTTGGTTGCCATCTCGGTGGCCTATCCCGCTCAGCGTTACGTCGCCCAGCGCCGGCACATTGCGGACCTGCACGCCCGGGTCGCCGCCAGTGCCGTGCGGGTCGCCGCGCTGCAGCACGAGTCCACGCTGCGCGCCCAGAATTTCTACGTCGAGCGTGAGGCGCGGCTTCGACTGCACTACGTGATGCCCGGTGAACAGGCATTCCGGGTCAGCGACCCGCCGCCGGCCGACGCGGGCGACACCCCGGCCGCGGTCAGTCCGTTGTGGTGGAACCGCCTGCTCGCGTCGATGTCCGACGCGGCCACCCCCGTGGAGCAGCTGCCCACCGGCAACCGACACGCCCCGTAACGCGATGGGTGTGCTCGGACCGGATCCGACCGCCGCGGACTCCGCGGCCGTACACCGGCAGCTGGGGCGTGCCGCGCGCGGGGCGGACTCGGTCGCGTACCGATGTCCGTGCGGCGAACCCGCCGTGGTCGCCACCCGGCCCCGGCTGCCGGACGGCACCCCGTTCCCCACGCTGTACTACCTGACCTGCGCCCGGGCCACCTCGGCGATCGGCACGCTGGAGGCGGCGGGCAGGATGAACACGATGAACGCCCGCTTGGCCGACGATCCCGGGTTGGCCGCGGCACACCGCGCCGCGCACACGGACTACCTGACGCGCCGTCACCGGCTGGCGGACGTCCCGGAGATCGCAGGTGTCTCCGCGGGGGGTATGCCGGATCGGGTGAAGTGCCTGCACGTCCTCGCCGGTCACGCGTTGGCGGTCGGGCCCGGCGTCAACCCCCTGGGTGACGAGGTGGTGGCCGAACTCGGCGAGTGGTGGCTGGTCAACCCCTGCGTGCAGCGGGAACACACGGAGGAAGCATGAAGCGGGTCGCCGCGGTCGACTGTGGGACCAACTCCATTCGCCTGCTGATCGCGCAGGTCGGCGGCGACGGCGGGCTGGTCGAGCTGAACCGGCGCATGCAGATAGTGCGGCTCGGTCAGGGCGTGGACGCCACCGGGCGGCTGGCTCCCGAGGCGCTGGAGCGCACCTTCGCCGCGGCCCGGGAGTACGCCGCGTCGATCGCCGCCGCTGACGTGGACGGGGTGCGGGTGGTGGCCACCAGCGCCACCCGGGACGCGAGCAATCGCGAGGAGTTCGAGGTCGGAATGACCGAGATCTTCGGGGTTGCCCCGGAGGTGGTGCCCGGCGAGGTGGAGGCGGCGTTGTCCTTCGCCGGGGCCACCGGTGGGCTGGCCGCGGCCGGGGTGGCCGCCCCTTACCTGGTAGTGGACATCGGCGGTGGCTCCACCGAGTTCGTGCTGGGGACCGAGGCGCCGACCGCGGCCCGCTCGGTCAACGTCGGCTGTGTGCGGATGCGGGAGCGGTGGCTGACCGAGGATCCGCCCACGGCCGAGCAGATCGAGGCGGCCATTGCGGACATCGACGCGGCGATCGCCGATGCCGCGGCGGTGGTGCCGTTGGCTGAGGCCGCGTCGTTGATCGGCGTGGCCGGCACGGTCACCACCCTCACCGCGATCGCGCTGGGCTTGCAGACCTATGACCCCGACGCGATCCATCGGGCGCGGGTCCCGGCGGCGAAGGTGCGTGGGGTCGCAATGCGCCTGCTGTCCCTGCGCCGCGACGAACGAGCCGCCATCCCGGCCATGCACCCCGGCCGGGCAGACGTCATCGCTGCCGGTGCGCTGGTGCTGGATCGGGTGCTGCACGCCGTCGGCGGTGCCGATCTGGTCGCCTCCGAACACGACATCCTGGACGGCATCGCGGCCTCGGTGTTAACGCGCGGCTAACCATCGTTGGCCCGGTCGGATGACACCGTTGGGCTGTCCGGGGGATGTCCCGGTTGAATCACCCGCGTGCCCGGACCGGTTTCTTAGCCTGGATTCATGCGCAACCGGGGCGGCTCGCGAATCACCTGGACCGCCGCCGCCGGACTGGCCGTGGCGGGTCTGCTGGCCGGCACCGTGGTTAATGCGCAGGCCGACCAGTCGGGCCCCGGACTCGGCATCAAGGTGCTGTCCAACCGTGCGGACATGATCTCCGGCGGTGATGCCTATGTGGAGATCACCGAACCGCCCGGCGTGCGGCTGCACCAAATCCGCGTGACGCTCGACAAGACGGACATCACCCGAGATTTCGGTCGTCGCGCCGACGGACGCATTCTCGGCCTGGTCGAGGGGATGAGCGTCGGCCCGCACACCCTGGATGCCCGTGCCGCCCGGATGTCCGGCGCCTCGATCACGATCACCAACCACCCGACGAGCGGACCCATCCTCACCGGGCCGCAGCCACAGCCGTACTACTGCACCACCACCCAGAACGGCCTGGGTGCTCCGCAGGATGCCGCCTGCGACGTGCCGGTGCGTTACCAGTGGTACTACATGCCGAAGGACCCCAAGGTCATCTCGGTCCAGCCTTACGACCCGGCACACCCCGCCACCGACGTGCGCATGATTGCCACCGACCAGCGACACCCGGTGCCCTACATCGTGCGCGATGAGCGTGGCGTCATGGATCGGGGCATCTACGACATCGCGGTGCTCTACGACCCGTCGAAACCATGGCAGCCGTGGGCGCCCCAGTTGGGCTGGAACCACAAGGCGGTGTTCCGCGCCGGGGCGAGTTGCGGACCGGGCCATGTGCAGGGCGACTTTCATGACGCCGCGATCAAGGAGAACTACCTGCAACGCGGCTTCGCGGTGATCACCTCGGGCACCGCGAACTATGCCTACAACTGCAACGACGTGGCCGGCGCCGAGGCGCTGATGATGCTCAAGGAACGGCTCATCGAGCGCTACGGGGAGATTCGGTACACGATCGGCGAGGGCTGCTCGGGTGGCTCGGTCTCGGTGATCTCGATCGCGGCCAACTATCCCGGGCTGTTGGACGGGATCCTGCCCGAGTGCAGCTTCCCGGACCTGTGGGGCGTCGTGCAGGCCGGTACGGACTGCGCGTTGATGGCCACTTACTTTCAGAAAGCCGGCCGGCAGTGGGCCAAGGACGATGATCAGGCCGCGGCCACTGGCTTTGCCGCCCCGACGAGCTGCACGAGCATGGCCTCCTCGTGGAAAGCAATGTTCGACCCGGGCAGGGCGTCCACATGCACCGGTGAGCGGATGCCGGGCCCGCACCCGATCACAAAAACGGACTGGGTGTACGACCCGGTGCGGAACGCCACCGGCGTGCGCTGTTCGCTGCAGGACTTCCAGGAACCGCTGTGGGGGCTGCGCCCGGACGGCAAGGCCAACCGGGCCTACGACAACGTCGGCGTGCAGTAC
This window contains:
- a CDS encoding exopolyphosphatase, coding for MKRVAAVDCGTNSIRLLIAQVGGDGGLVELNRRMQIVRLGQGVDATGRLAPEALERTFAAAREYAASIAAADVDGVRVVATSATRDASNREEFEVGMTEIFGVAPEVVPGEVEAALSFAGATGGLAAAGVAAPYLVVDIGGGSTEFVLGTEAPTAARSVNVGCVRMRERWLTEDPPTAEQIEAAIADIDAAIADAAAVVPLAEAASLIGVAGTVTTLTAIALGLQTYDPDAIHRARVPAAKVRGVAMRLLSLRRDERAAIPAMHPGRADVIAAGALVLDRVLHAVGGADLVASEHDILDGIAASVLTRG
- a CDS encoding septum formation initiator family protein; this translates as MVVPAALVVSLNTRRNPFTRRAAIFASVLLLVAISVAYPAQRYVAQRRHIADLHARVAASAVRVAALQHESTLRAQNFYVEREARLRLHYVMPGEQAFRVSDPPPADAGDTPAAVSPLWWNRLLASMSDAATPVEQLPTGNRHAP
- a CDS encoding DUF501 domain-containing protein, which codes for MGVLGPDPTAADSAAVHRQLGRAARGADSVAYRCPCGEPAVVATRPRLPDGTPFPTLYYLTCARATSAIGTLEAAGRMNTMNARLADDPGLAAAHRAAHTDYLTRRHRLADVPEIAGVSAGGMPDRVKCLHVLAGHALAVGPGVNPLGDEVVAELGEWWLVNPCVQREHTEEA
- a CDS encoding DUF6351 family protein, which codes for MRNRGGSRITWTAAAGLAVAGLLAGTVVNAQADQSGPGLGIKVLSNRADMISGGDAYVEITEPPGVRLHQIRVTLDKTDITRDFGRRADGRILGLVEGMSVGPHTLDARAARMSGASITITNHPTSGPILTGPQPQPYYCTTTQNGLGAPQDAACDVPVRYQWYYMPKDPKVISVQPYDPAHPATDVRMIATDQRHPVPYIVRDERGVMDRGIYDIAVLYDPSKPWQPWAPQLGWNHKAVFRAGASCGPGHVQGDFHDAAIKENYLQRGFAVITSGTANYAYNCNDVAGAEALMMLKERLIERYGEIRYTIGEGCSGGSVSVISIAANYPGLLDGILPECSFPDLWGVVQAGTDCALMATYFQKAGRQWAKDDDQAAATGFAAPTSCTSMASSWKAMFDPGRASTCTGERMPGPHPITKTDWVYDPVRNATGVRCSLQDFQEPLWGLRPDGKANRAYDNVGVQYGLKALNAGKISVEQFLDLNANIGGYDIDGSWQPQRSVADPDGLSRAYRGGRIVNAAALANVPIVSVRGYVEDGFHTRVEDLTLRYRLVRDTGGFGNQVIRILPLLHPFVDAFDLLDEWLSAIEADSSDRPQADKIAADRPADVVDGCETKTEEIITDASRCWHLYPMHSKPRLTAGGPATEDVIKCQLRPAGRADYPAQMTMAQFSRLLDIFPDGVCDWTLAGQDQVRPTGTWQSYQSGPDGVPLGPPPVAKRVG